One Streptococcus sp. VT 162 genomic window, AGCAACCTTCACCATGTTTGTCACAGGCCAGCGGTCAGAAGACAGACAGGTGAGGATATAGAGAAATAAGAAAAAGAGGTCTACACCTCTTTTTCTTATTTCTTTTTCCGATTTAATACGGCATTGAGTACAATGGCGAGTAGGCTGGCTACGACGATTCCGTTTGAGAAGAACATTTGGAAGGCTGTCGGCATGCTGACAAAGAGATTACTGTTATTGAGTCCGACACCTGCAGCGATTGAAACAGCTGCGATAAGGAAGTTGTGTTCATTGTTAGCAAAATCAACGCGAGCTAGGATTTGCATCCCTTGAAGGGAAACAAATCCAAACATCACCAGCATGGCGCCTCCAAGAACAGGACTTGGAATGATTTGGGCAAGGGCACCAAACTTAGGTAGGAGTCCAAGGAGGACTAGGAAACCAGCTGCATAATAGATTGGCAGACGGGTCTTGATACCAGACAATTTGACCAAGCCCACGTTTTGTGAAAATCCTGTGTAAGGGAAGGTGTTAAAGATTCCTCCGAGAAGTACGGCCAAACCTTCTGCGCGGTAACCGTTGCGAAGGCGCGTGCTGTCGATTGGGTCATTGGTAATATCTGACAAGGCTAGGTAAACACCAGTCGACTCCACCATGGAAACCGTTGCGATGATACACATCATGACGATAGAAGAGATTTCAAAAGTTGGAGCGCCGAAGTAAAATGGAGTTGGAATGTGAACGAGTGGAGCTGCAGAGACTGGAGAGAAGTCTACTAAGCCCATGGTAGCGGCAATAGCAGTCCCAACGACCAAGCCAATCAAAATCGAAATCGACTTGATAAAGCCTTTGGTAAAGATGTTGATCAAGAGGATAATCAGAACAGTGATAGCTGCAAGCAAGAGACTCTGACCAGTTGGCTCTGGAACGTTATTTCCCATATTTCCGATAGCGACAGGAATCAAGGTTAAACCAATCGTGGTAATGACAGAGCCCGTTACGA contains:
- a CDS encoding xanthine permease, with protein sequence MQQQEKHSQAAVLGLQHLLAMYSGSILVPIMIATALGYSAEQLTYLISTDIFMCGVATFLQLQLNKHFGVGLPVVLGVAFQSVAPLIMIGQSHGSGAMFGALIVSGIYVVLISGIFSKVANLFPSIVTGSVITTIGLTLIPVAIGNMGNNVPEPTGQSLLLAAITVLIILLINIFTKGFIKSISILIGLVVGTAIAATMGLVDFSPVSAAPLVHIPTPFYFGAPTFEISSIVMMCIIATVSMVESTGVYLALSDITNDPIDSTRLRNGYRAEGLAVLLGGIFNTFPYTGFSQNVGLVKLSGIKTRLPIYYAAGFLVLLGLLPKFGALAQIIPSPVLGGAMLVMFGFVSLQGMQILARVDFANNEHNFLIAAVSIAAGVGLNNSNLFVSMPTAFQMFFSNGIVVASLLAIVLNAVLNRKKK